A window from Planococcus maritimus encodes these proteins:
- a CDS encoding Cof-type HAD-IIB family hydrolase, with the protein MKQHLIVLDLDGTLLTDQKVISPKTKAILNQARNDGHQVMIATGRPYRASEIYYRELGLNTPIVNFNGAFVHHPDNEHWGLHHTPIGLDVVHEVVESMHDFDFHNIVAEVMDDVYVHHHDEKLMDIFNFGDPSITTGDLRNYLKTDPTSMLIHAPYEKVHAIHDHLSEVHAEVIDHRRWGAPWHVIELVRAGMNKAVGIDRVSKSLGIAKEHIIAFGDEDNDLEMLDFAGVGVAMGNAIEPLKNIANEITLTNNEDGIAELLMDRLKLKL; encoded by the coding sequence ATGAAACAGCATTTAATCGTACTTGACTTGGACGGTACGTTATTGACCGACCAAAAAGTCATTTCACCGAAAACTAAAGCAATTTTGAACCAAGCACGAAACGATGGCCACCAAGTCATGATCGCTACAGGTCGGCCTTACCGCGCGAGTGAAATCTACTACCGGGAACTTGGCCTCAATACGCCGATTGTCAACTTCAACGGAGCTTTCGTCCATCATCCCGATAATGAACATTGGGGGCTTCACCATACGCCGATTGGCTTGGACGTCGTACACGAAGTTGTCGAATCGATGCACGACTTCGATTTCCACAACATTGTCGCAGAAGTGATGGATGATGTCTATGTTCACCATCACGACGAGAAACTCATGGACATCTTCAACTTCGGAGATCCAAGTATCACAACTGGCGATTTGCGCAATTACTTGAAAACCGACCCCACTTCGATGCTCATCCATGCGCCATACGAAAAAGTACACGCCATCCATGATCATTTGTCGGAAGTCCATGCGGAAGTTATTGACCATCGCCGCTGGGGCGCACCGTGGCATGTCATTGAACTGGTCCGGGCAGGCATGAACAAAGCTGTCGGCATCGACCGTGTGTCGAAATCACTCGGCATCGCCAAAGAACATATCATTGCTTTCGGAGATGAAGACAACGATCTGGAAATGTTGGATTTTGCAGGTGTCGGAGTCGCTATGGGCAATGCCATTGAGCCTCTAAAGAATATCGCCAATGAAATTACTTTAACCAATAATGAAGACGGCATCGCTGAATTGCTGATGGACCGCTTGAAACTGAAACTTTAA
- a CDS encoding metal-sulfur cluster assembly factor — protein sequence MDQETKDYLLGALENVIDPELGVDIVNLGLVYDVELSEDGFCVVTMTLTSMGCPMGPQIVQMVKTSLYELPEVEEVDVKIVWQPVWSKDHMSRYAKMALGVR from the coding sequence ATGGATCAAGAAACAAAAGATTATCTATTAGGTGCACTCGAAAATGTCATCGACCCAGAATTGGGTGTTGATATCGTCAATTTGGGCCTTGTATATGATGTGGAATTATCCGAAGACGGTTTTTGCGTGGTCACTATGACACTCACTTCAATGGGATGTCCAATGGGGCCGCAAATCGTCCAGATGGTCAAAACATCCTTATATGAATTGCCGGAGGTTGAAGAAGTCGATGTAAAAATCGTCTGGCAGCCTGTCTGGAGCAAAGATCATATGTCGCGCTATGCTAAAATGGCGCTCGGCGTTCGATAA
- a CDS encoding DegV family protein: MRLFADSASDLPKDFFEQEQVVLFPLRVHIGEAEYEDIRTIDSMKVYDAIRSGVHPKTSQASPEEMLKAFEQLAKDGETGCYIAFSSELSGTYSTAVMVAGQVREEYPDLNLTIVDSKAASLGYGLLVKEAVNLRNAGTSYDEIIQKVRFKANHLESLFTVEDLDYMAQGGRISKGSAFVGGLLNIKPLLHVEDGKLVPIEKLRGRKKVIKRMIELMKERGSNLDQQIIAISHADDLEFAEALKGEIESAYHPKDIEIHMIGSVIGAHTGPGTLALFFFNQTD, from the coding sequence GTGAGATTGTTTGCAGACAGCGCTTCTGATTTACCAAAAGATTTCTTTGAACAGGAACAGGTCGTCCTGTTCCCTTTGCGTGTCCATATTGGCGAGGCGGAATATGAAGATATTAGGACGATCGATTCCATGAAAGTTTATGACGCTATTCGCTCGGGTGTCCATCCAAAAACCTCTCAAGCCTCTCCTGAAGAAATGCTCAAGGCATTTGAACAATTGGCGAAAGATGGGGAAACTGGATGCTATATCGCTTTTTCTTCAGAGTTGTCTGGAACCTATTCGACAGCGGTCATGGTTGCAGGCCAAGTACGAGAGGAATATCCGGACTTGAACTTGACGATTGTCGATTCCAAAGCAGCTTCGCTCGGCTATGGGCTGCTTGTCAAAGAAGCGGTGAACTTACGCAACGCCGGCACAAGCTACGACGAGATCATTCAAAAAGTGCGTTTCAAGGCCAATCATCTCGAGAGCCTGTTTACAGTGGAAGATTTGGATTATATGGCACAAGGCGGACGCATTTCAAAAGGCAGCGCATTTGTTGGCGGCTTATTGAATATTAAACCTTTGCTTCACGTGGAAGACGGCAAACTCGTGCCAATTGAAAAATTGCGCGGGCGTAAAAAAGTCATCAAGCGCATGATCGAGCTGATGAAAGAACGCGGAAGCAATTTGGACCAGCAAATAATCGCTATCAGTCATGCCGACGACTTGGAATTTGCTGAGGCTTTAAAAGGCGAAATCGAATCCGCCTACCATCCAAAAGATATCGAAATTCATATGATCGGTTCCGTGATCGGGGCCCATACAGGACCTGGTACACTTGCGTTATTCTTCTTCAACCAAACCGATTAA
- a CDS encoding YjzD family protein — translation MQYIGTLFWSVLIISMLNYVVSAVQNVPFDFPIGLVMAVAVTVLIIVMDAIIPKEAAKEY, via the coding sequence ATGCAATATATCGGAACTCTTTTCTGGTCTGTCCTTATTATTTCCATGTTGAATTATGTAGTAAGTGCTGTACAAAACGTGCCATTCGACTTTCCAATCGGTCTCGTCATGGCAGTAGCAGTTACTGTATTGATCATCGTTATGGATGCCATCATCCCGAAAGAAGCAGCAAAAGAATATTGA
- a CDS encoding beta-ketoacyl-ACP synthase III: protein MNAGIIGTGRCLPEDKLTNFDLEQRMDTSDEWIRTMTGIEERRIARDEQDTSDMARVAAQQAIASAGIDPADIGLILVATVTPDRPFPSVACDIQQQIGAVNAAAMDISAACAGFMYGVITAKQFIESDTYRYVLVVGVEKLSKITNWEDRNTAVLFGDGAGAAVIGKVSEGRGILSFELGADGTGGEHLYQDKHLVMNGREVFKFAVRQMGESAINVIEKAGLDKEDVDFLIPHQANIRIMESSRARLDLPVEKMSKTIQKYGNTSAASIPISLVEDLEEGRIKDDDVVVMVGFGGGLTWGAIAMKWGK, encoded by the coding sequence ATGAATGCTGGAATCATTGGTACCGGCAGATGCTTGCCGGAAGATAAATTGACCAACTTTGATTTGGAGCAGCGCATGGACACCTCGGATGAATGGATTCGAACCATGACCGGCATTGAAGAACGCCGGATTGCACGCGATGAACAAGATACATCGGATATGGCCCGGGTCGCGGCACAACAGGCAATCGCATCTGCTGGAATCGATCCAGCAGACATCGGACTGATCCTAGTAGCGACTGTCACGCCTGACCGCCCATTTCCTTCTGTCGCATGCGACATTCAGCAGCAGATCGGTGCGGTGAATGCGGCAGCTATGGATATTTCTGCCGCATGTGCGGGGTTCATGTACGGAGTCATCACAGCGAAACAATTCATTGAATCGGATACGTATCGCTACGTCCTAGTAGTTGGTGTTGAGAAGCTCTCAAAAATCACCAATTGGGAAGATCGCAACACGGCTGTCTTATTCGGCGACGGAGCTGGCGCGGCTGTAATTGGCAAAGTGTCAGAAGGCCGCGGGATTCTATCGTTCGAACTTGGGGCGGACGGCACTGGCGGCGAACATTTGTATCAAGACAAGCATTTGGTCATGAATGGCCGTGAAGTGTTTAAATTTGCGGTGCGCCAAATGGGGGAATCCGCCATCAATGTGATCGAAAAAGCTGGCTTAGACAAAGAAGATGTCGACTTTCTTATCCCGCATCAAGCGAATATCCGAATCATGGAATCATCTCGGGCTCGTCTTGATTTACCGGTAGAGAAAATGTCGAAAACAATACAAAAATACGGAAACACTTCAGCAGCGTCAATTCCAATCTCACTTGTAGAAGATTTAGAGGAAGGCCGTATCAAAGATGACGATGTAGTTGTCATGGTCGGCTTCGGCGGTGGATTGACTTGGGGCGCAATTGCTATGAAGTGGGGGAAATAA
- a CDS encoding YisL family protein, whose translation MGFLTDTTHLHITMWVVGIVLFLVAAFMHRDSKGRKIVHMITRLVYVLIIITGLTLFVAHSSFDAMLYGLKFLFGLLTIGMMEMVLVRGKKQKPVTLFWALFVVFLLVTLFLGFKLPIGFNFFA comes from the coding sequence TTGGGATTTTTAACTGATACAACGCATTTACACATTACCATGTGGGTAGTAGGCATCGTGCTATTCCTCGTGGCTGCGTTTATGCACCGCGACAGCAAAGGACGTAAAATTGTCCACATGATTACAAGATTGGTGTATGTTTTAATCATTATTACGGGACTGACATTGTTCGTTGCGCATTCGTCATTCGACGCTATGCTCTACGGCTTGAAATTCCTATTCGGCCTATTGACCATCGGCATGATGGAAATGGTGCTCGTTCGCGGCAAGAAACAAAAACCGGTAACTTTGTTCTGGGCCTTGTTTGTAGTATTCTTGCTTGTGACTTTATTCCTCGGCTTTAAATTGCCGATCGGCTTTAATTTCTTCGCATAA
- a CDS encoding ATP-dependent Clp protease ATP-binding subunit yields the protein MVQFQNPNDQQKSPLEQFGRNLVEQAQSGKMDPVIGRDQEIRNVIRILSRKTKNNPVLIGEPGVGKTAIVEGLAQRIVRNDVPEGLKNRVIYELDMSALIAGAKYRGEFEERLKSVLKQVKDSEGQIILFIDEIHTIVGAGKTEGAMDAGNMLKPMLARGELYCIGATTLDEYRMHIEKDAALERRFQQVMVREPSVEDAISILRGLKERFELHHGVRIHDRAIVAAATMSDRYITERFLPDKAIDLIDEACAMIRTEIDSMPQELDEVTRRLMQLEIEEQALRKEKDEASKSRLAGLREEIKELKASSEGMQQQWNEEKQSLQKVQQKREQLDQYRRQLEDAENKYDLNTAAMLRHGKIPELEKELSAMEVELAGDGGERLLREEVAEEEIAGIVARWTGIPVTKLVEGEREKLLRLGDTLKERVIGQDRAVELVTEAVWRARAGIKDEQKPIGSFIFLGPTGVGKTELAKSLAANLFDSEDHFIRIDMSEYMEKHSVSRLVGAPPGYIGYEEGGQLTEAVRRNPYSVVLLDEIEKAHPDVANILLQILDDGRITDSQGRLVNFSNTVVIMTSNIGSQHISTSSQHDTEDIVMMELRKHFRPELLNRIDDIVIFHSLSNEHFYGIAKKMIGELAVRMKKQQISLEVDDAVIDYIIEAGTDPVFGARPLKRFIQREIETRIAKELIKGDVTPGSTLRVSMDADKQLLITV from the coding sequence TTGGTTCAATTCCAAAATCCAAACGATCAGCAGAAATCGCCATTGGAACAATTCGGCCGCAACCTGGTCGAACAAGCACAGTCCGGAAAAATGGATCCAGTCATCGGCCGCGACCAAGAAATCCGCAATGTTATCCGGATTCTTTCTAGAAAAACAAAAAACAATCCGGTACTGATCGGTGAACCTGGCGTCGGCAAGACAGCAATTGTTGAAGGGCTGGCACAGCGCATCGTCCGAAACGATGTGCCGGAAGGGTTAAAGAACCGTGTCATTTACGAACTTGATATGAGTGCGTTGATAGCAGGTGCCAAATACCGCGGGGAGTTTGAAGAGCGGCTGAAAAGCGTCTTAAAGCAAGTAAAAGACAGCGAAGGGCAAATCATCCTCTTTATCGATGAAATCCATACGATCGTCGGCGCCGGGAAAACAGAAGGCGCAATGGACGCCGGCAATATGCTCAAACCGATGCTTGCGCGCGGCGAGCTGTATTGCATCGGGGCTACGACATTGGATGAATACCGTATGCATATCGAAAAAGATGCAGCGCTCGAGCGGCGTTTTCAGCAAGTGATGGTGCGTGAGCCTTCTGTTGAAGATGCGATCTCCATCCTGCGGGGCTTGAAAGAACGCTTTGAACTCCACCACGGGGTTCGCATTCATGACCGGGCGATCGTGGCAGCGGCTACAATGTCGGACCGCTATATTACCGAACGTTTCCTGCCAGATAAGGCAATCGACTTGATCGATGAAGCATGTGCCATGATTCGCACGGAAATCGATTCCATGCCACAGGAACTTGATGAAGTGACACGGCGCCTCATGCAGCTCGAAATTGAAGAGCAGGCACTTCGCAAAGAAAAAGACGAAGCGAGCAAGAGTCGCCTCGCCGGACTGCGAGAAGAAATCAAAGAGTTGAAAGCGTCCTCTGAAGGCATGCAGCAGCAATGGAATGAAGAAAAACAATCGCTTCAGAAGGTTCAGCAAAAACGGGAACAACTGGATCAGTATCGCCGTCAGTTGGAAGATGCGGAAAACAAATACGATTTGAATACTGCGGCAATGCTGCGCCACGGGAAGATTCCAGAGCTTGAAAAAGAATTGAGCGCAATGGAAGTGGAACTTGCAGGTGACGGAGGAGAACGCTTGCTTCGCGAGGAAGTGGCAGAAGAAGAAATTGCTGGCATCGTCGCCCGTTGGACGGGGATTCCGGTGACCAAGTTGGTCGAAGGCGAACGCGAAAAACTCTTGCGACTTGGAGACACGCTGAAAGAGCGCGTCATTGGGCAGGACAGAGCTGTCGAACTCGTGACAGAAGCGGTTTGGCGCGCACGTGCCGGCATTAAAGATGAACAAAAGCCGATTGGCTCGTTCATTTTCCTTGGACCGACTGGTGTCGGGAAAACGGAGCTCGCGAAGTCGCTCGCTGCGAATTTATTCGATTCGGAAGATCATTTTATCCGTATCGACATGTCCGAGTATATGGAAAAGCATAGCGTGTCGCGTCTTGTCGGTGCCCCTCCTGGATATATTGGCTACGAGGAAGGCGGCCAATTGACCGAAGCGGTTCGCCGTAATCCGTATTCAGTCGTGTTGCTGGATGAAATCGAAAAAGCCCATCCGGATGTCGCGAATATCTTATTGCAAATTTTGGATGATGGGCGCATCACTGACAGCCAAGGGCGGCTCGTGAACTTTTCCAATACCGTCGTCATCATGACTTCGAATATCGGTTCCCAGCACATTAGTACGAGCAGCCAGCACGACACAGAAGATATCGTTATGATGGAACTCCGTAAGCATTTCCGCCCGGAACTATTAAACCGAATCGACGATATCGTCATTTTCCATTCATTGTCCAATGAGCATTTCTACGGCATTGCCAAGAAAATGATCGGTGAACTGGCTGTCCGAATGAAAAAACAACAAATTTCTTTGGAAGTGGATGATGCGGTTATCGATTACATCATTGAAGCTGGTACGGACCCTGTATTTGGTGCACGCCCGTTGAAACGCTTTATCCAGCGTGAAATCGAGACGCGCATCGCCAAGGAATTGATCAAGGGAGACGTCACTCCAGGATCTACACTGAGAGTGTCGATGGACGCTGATAAACAATTGCTTATCACTGTATAA
- a CDS encoding CoA-disulfide reductase, with protein sequence MKKVLIVGAVAGGATAAGQLRFYDKEMSITVYDRDSTMSYAACGTPYVIGEVIEDETSLLMADPEKFQQKRNIKVKLEHEVVEILRAEKKILVRNINTGEEFHDSYDVLILSPGGSAIRPDIEGSQQKHVFTLRSYGDMQDIHSYIQREKPLRCVISGAGFIGLEMAENLKHLGLEVDLVHKSSAILSILDKDLSQLLHAELEKNDVRVHTETVIDKIDDRHVYLSDGKSLKADFVLMSIGLKPNTVLAESSGLSLGETGGIRTNEFMQTEDESIYAIGDASENVDFITGDPKRVPLAWPAHRQAFLVAQHIVGNPIAKKGLLGTSALKVFSLDAAMTGLTETAIKEKGLNAQTVTHTGNSNAGYYPDHEKLTLKVHYNPETRQILGAQCVGGKGVDKRIDVLATAIFGGLTIDDLQALELSYAPPFSSPKDPVNMIGYKAFD encoded by the coding sequence ATGAAAAAAGTTCTTATAGTCGGTGCGGTAGCCGGTGGTGCGACTGCAGCGGGCCAACTCCGTTTCTACGATAAAGAAATGAGTATTACTGTTTACGACAGGGATTCTACCATGTCGTATGCCGCTTGCGGGACGCCTTACGTGATTGGCGAGGTCATCGAAGACGAAACTTCGCTCTTGATGGCCGATCCGGAAAAATTCCAGCAAAAAAGAAATATCAAGGTCAAACTTGAACACGAAGTCGTGGAAATACTCCGCGCTGAGAAAAAAATACTTGTCCGCAACATAAACACCGGCGAAGAGTTTCACGATTCCTATGATGTTTTGATCCTATCGCCCGGTGGCAGTGCCATCAGGCCAGATATTGAAGGCTCACAGCAAAAGCATGTATTCACCCTACGTAGCTATGGTGACATGCAAGACATCCATTCCTACATCCAAAGAGAGAAGCCTTTGCGTTGTGTCATTTCAGGAGCTGGATTCATTGGGCTTGAAATGGCGGAAAACCTGAAGCATCTCGGCCTGGAAGTCGATCTTGTCCATAAGTCGAGTGCTATCTTGTCGATTTTGGATAAAGACCTATCACAGCTATTGCATGCTGAACTAGAGAAAAATGACGTTCGCGTGCATACAGAAACCGTCATCGACAAGATTGATGATCGACACGTCTATTTATCAGATGGAAAAAGCCTGAAAGCCGATTTTGTCCTTATGAGCATCGGCTTAAAACCAAATACCGTTCTTGCTGAAAGTTCCGGACTCAGCTTAGGGGAAACTGGGGGCATTCGTACCAATGAGTTTATGCAGACCGAGGATGAAAGCATCTATGCTATCGGGGATGCGTCGGAGAATGTCGATTTTATTACCGGAGACCCGAAACGCGTACCACTCGCTTGGCCTGCACACCGTCAGGCTTTTCTCGTCGCGCAGCATATTGTCGGCAATCCGATTGCGAAAAAAGGCTTGCTTGGCACTTCCGCCTTAAAAGTTTTCAGTTTGGACGCAGCGATGACGGGATTGACGGAAACAGCGATCAAAGAAAAAGGGCTGAACGCCCAAACAGTCACACATACAGGAAATTCGAACGCAGGTTATTACCCAGATCATGAGAAACTGACTTTAAAAGTTCATTATAACCCTGAAACTAGACAAATTTTAGGGGCGCAATGCGTTGGCGGAAAAGGCGTCGACAAGCGCATTGATGTCCTAGCGACAGCCATTTTTGGCGGATTGACCATTGATGACTTGCAAGCGCTCGAGCTATCCTATGCTCCTCCTTTTTCTTCACCAAAAGATCCTGTCAATATGATCGGCTATAAAGCCTTTGACTAA
- a CDS encoding alpha/beta fold hydrolase has product MKVTNELWGNIPILHITPDGHDEGPLPTVIFLHGHTSAKEHNLHYAWQWARQGVRVILPDALLHGERDQSLDEVEISLRFWEIVLTSIEELGFIHAELHKRQLIAGEPAVGGTSMGGITTLGALTAHPWIKAAAVMMGSGNYVELAKAQMRQYESRGFDLPLTDKEREGMLQALSRFDISLNRQAFGGRPVFFWHGVKDPTVPFEPTNRLFHALQQDYAAYPERLSLMKETEAAHAVSRKGMLAATSWVTARLTE; this is encoded by the coding sequence ATGAAAGTAACAAATGAACTATGGGGAAATATCCCGATCTTACATATAACACCTGATGGACATGATGAAGGGCCGTTGCCAACGGTCATTTTTTTGCATGGCCATACGAGTGCGAAAGAACATAATCTACATTATGCATGGCAATGGGCACGGCAAGGGGTACGTGTCATTCTGCCGGATGCCTTGCTTCACGGGGAGCGGGATCAATCGCTCGATGAAGTTGAGATTAGCTTGCGCTTTTGGGAAATTGTTTTAACTTCAATTGAAGAGCTTGGATTTATACACGCAGAATTGCATAAGCGTCAATTGATAGCAGGAGAGCCAGCTGTCGGAGGTACATCGATGGGTGGAATCACGACACTCGGTGCTTTGACCGCCCATCCGTGGATTAAAGCAGCAGCCGTCATGATGGGGTCCGGAAACTATGTGGAGCTGGCGAAAGCGCAAATGAGGCAGTATGAATCGCGCGGTTTCGATTTGCCATTGACTGATAAAGAACGGGAAGGCATGCTTCAGGCTTTGTCACGCTTTGACATTAGCTTGAATCGTCAAGCCTTTGGCGGACGCCCGGTCTTTTTCTGGCATGGTGTGAAAGACCCGACCGTTCCGTTTGAACCGACCAACCGACTTTTCCATGCGTTGCAGCAAGATTATGCTGCATATCCTGAACGCTTGTCGCTCATGAAAGAAACAGAGGCAGCGCACGCAGTCAGCCGAAAAGGGATGCTCGCTGCGACTTCGTGGGTCACCGCACGATTAACGGAATAA
- a CDS encoding alpha-amylase family glycosyl hydrolase, translating into MKRITMIWALVAVLLLPATTGVAAEEDRTIEDESIYDVLVDRYFNKLIQNDYEVDSTDPASFSGGDFAGMESELAHVRDMGFTMLSVGPVFQTASYDGRQVLDYSQLERHFGTAEEFQSLIEEVHEGEMKVIVDLPTQEVSAKHVWVQEHPEWFTENENETLSLDTSNKEAQQALIKMFADFRDTYAIDGVRLLNAEALDPVFVETFSADIKQEEEFYVLADAEMDNQAGFDAVVQEGVEQTLRDSYRNFDQSLAEVPELMQQADGKLIRVDSLDGSRFTFDIVESRGYPPTRWRMLFSQLLTMPGVPVVQYGSETAMNGEALPESHQILDMAVEKELIDHITNLNSLRNSSEALRTGDLEILHAEEGWMVYKRSNDEESWIIAINNSSETKSLSLAPDVIGEGMELRGLFESDIVRPDEDGQYRLTLDRELVETYHITEKRGLNTAYIVTLGLMYLIFMGFLWIVWRKGKQRKADEAAKQTK; encoded by the coding sequence TTGAAAAGAATAACCATGATTTGGGCACTGGTAGCAGTATTGCTATTACCGGCAACAACGGGTGTGGCAGCTGAAGAAGACCGCACAATTGAAGACGAAAGCATCTACGACGTTCTTGTAGACCGCTATTTCAATAAACTGATCCAAAACGATTACGAAGTCGATTCCACCGATCCGGCATCATTTAGCGGTGGTGATTTCGCAGGGATGGAAAGCGAACTGGCTCATGTCCGGGATATGGGTTTTACGATGCTGTCGGTTGGGCCAGTATTCCAGACTGCCAGCTACGATGGGCGCCAAGTACTCGATTATAGCCAATTGGAACGCCATTTTGGAACAGCGGAAGAATTTCAGTCGTTGATCGAGGAAGTGCATGAAGGTGAAATGAAAGTGATTGTCGACTTGCCAACGCAAGAAGTGAGCGCGAAGCACGTATGGGTGCAAGAACACCCTGAATGGTTTACTGAAAATGAAAACGAGACGCTATCGCTCGATACAAGCAATAAAGAGGCGCAGCAAGCTTTAATTAAAATGTTCGCTGACTTCCGCGATACATACGCAATTGATGGCGTCCGCCTGTTAAATGCTGAGGCACTGGATCCGGTATTTGTCGAAACCTTTTCTGCTGATATAAAGCAGGAGGAAGAATTTTATGTGCTGGCAGATGCAGAAATGGATAATCAAGCTGGATTTGATGCGGTCGTGCAAGAGGGGGTAGAACAAACTCTCCGCGACAGCTACCGCAATTTTGATCAGTCTTTGGCTGAGGTCCCTGAATTGATGCAGCAAGCAGATGGCAAATTGATCCGTGTTGATTCACTCGACGGTTCACGCTTTACATTCGATATCGTTGAATCAAGAGGCTATCCACCGACACGCTGGCGCATGCTGTTTTCACAATTGCTGACGATGCCGGGTGTTCCGGTCGTGCAGTATGGTTCTGAAACGGCGATGAACGGCGAAGCCTTGCCGGAATCTCATCAAATTTTGGACATGGCGGTTGAAAAGGAATTGATCGACCACATTACCAACTTGAACTCTTTGCGTAATTCATCTGAAGCATTGCGCACAGGGGACTTGGAAATACTCCATGCAGAAGAGGGGTGGATGGTCTATAAGCGTTCGAATGACGAAGAATCTTGGATCATTGCAATCAATAACTCTTCCGAAACGAAAAGTTTGAGTTTGGCGCCGGATGTTATTGGTGAAGGCATGGAACTTCGCGGGCTGTTTGAAAGCGATATTGTCCGCCCAGATGAGGATGGGCAGTACCGCCTCACATTAGACCGGGAATTGGTGGAAACCTACCACATCACTGAAAAACGTGGGCTAAACACGGCGTACATCGTCACTTTAGGGCTAATGTATTTGATTTTCATGGGCTTTTTATGGATTGTCTGGAGAAAAGGCAAGCAGCGGAAAGCTGATGAAGCGGCTAAACAAACTAAATAA
- the fabF gene encoding beta-ketoacyl-ACP synthase II — protein sequence MENRRVVITGIGAVSPLGNSAESTWEAVKAGKSGVGPLTRLDADQYPAKVAAEVKDFSIEDYIERKEARKMDRFTHYALASSIMAMKDAQLELDEKTALRTGVWIGSGIGGMETIENQMDVLNSRGVRRISPFFVPMIIPDMASGQVSIHFGAKAINSCSVTACASGTNSIGDAFKVIQRGDADVMISGGAEAPITRLSVAGFTANTALTTNADVKTASRPFDKNRDGFVIGEGAGIVILEEYEHAKARGAKIYAEVVGYGSTGDAHHITAPAPGGEGAARAMQQAIEDAGVEKDAIGYINAHGTSTPYNDMFETMAVKTVFGDHAYKLGMSSTKSMTGHLLGAAGGIEAIFTALALKEGIMPPTTNYETPDEELDLDYVPNEARTADFSYAMSNSLGFGGHNASLVFKKV from the coding sequence ATGGAAAATCGTCGTGTCGTCATAACAGGTATTGGTGCAGTATCGCCGCTTGGAAATAGTGCGGAAAGCACATGGGAAGCGGTCAAAGCAGGCAAGTCAGGCGTAGGCCCGCTAACTCGCTTGGATGCCGATCAGTATCCTGCGAAAGTAGCTGCAGAAGTAAAAGACTTTTCAATTGAAGATTACATCGAACGCAAAGAAGCACGTAAGATGGACCGTTTTACTCATTACGCACTCGCTTCATCGATCATGGCAATGAAAGATGCGCAACTAGAGCTAGATGAGAAAACGGCTCTCCGCACGGGCGTTTGGATCGGATCCGGCATCGGCGGAATGGAAACGATCGAAAACCAAATGGACGTGTTGAACTCACGCGGTGTTCGTCGCATCAGCCCGTTTTTCGTGCCAATGATTATTCCCGATATGGCATCAGGCCAAGTATCGATCCACTTCGGTGCGAAAGCCATCAACTCTTGCTCGGTAACGGCTTGTGCATCCGGCACGAATTCGATCGGCGACGCCTTTAAGGTTATCCAGCGTGGAGATGCGGATGTCATGATTTCAGGCGGCGCAGAAGCTCCAATCACACGCTTGTCGGTAGCCGGCTTTACAGCAAATACGGCATTGACAACGAATGCAGATGTCAAAACGGCATCACGCCCATTCGATAAAAACCGTGACGGCTTTGTCATCGGCGAAGGTGCTGGTATTGTCATTCTGGAAGAATACGAGCACGCCAAAGCACGCGGCGCGAAAATTTATGCAGAAGTGGTCGGCTATGGCTCCACTGGAGATGCGCATCATATTACGGCTCCAGCTCCAGGCGGCGAAGGAGCAGCACGCGCTATGCAACAGGCAATTGAAGATGCAGGCGTTGAAAAAGACGCGATCGGCTATATCAATGCACATGGCACGAGCACGCCTTATAATGATATGTTCGAAACGATGGCAGTCAAGACGGTCTTTGGCGACCACGCTTACAAGCTCGGCATGAGTTCAACAAAATCAATGACAGGGCATTTGCTAGGCGCAGCAGGCGGCATCGAAGCTATCTTCACGGCTTTGGCCTTGAAAGAAGGCATCATGCCACCGACGACCAATTACGAAACACCAGACGAGGAATTGGATTTGGATTATGTACCGAATGAAGCTAGAACAGCTGATTTCTCTTATGCAATGAGCAATTCACTAGGCTTTGGCGGACATAACGCTTCACTCGTCTTCAAAAAAGTATAA